The DNA region CTCGGTCACCTGCTGCTCGATGAACGCGACGACGGCTGGGTCCGCTTGCTCCAGCCGGGGCCGCATCCGCTCCATCGATCGGTCCAGCAGAGTCTGCTCATCAACGCGATACCGGCTGCCGGTCGTCGCGAACCGGTCGGCAAAGACGTGGACGGTGGCCAAGGCATGCCCGAGTCGGTGGGCTGCTTCCGGCGCCCAGCGCTCCGAGTCCAGCGGCTGTCCGGACGCCCAACTGAACAGGGCATAGTGACGTTCGCCGGCCGATGTCGAAACGTGGCCGAGAGTGGTTCCGCCGCGAGTATTCAGCGGGTAGGAGATCGCGGCGCGGTGGGCATGTAGATGAGTGAGCAGGCCAAGCTCGAATTGAAGATCGTCGTCACCGCGAATCCACGACTTACTCGCCCCGTAGACGCGGAACGCATACCGATCGACGGCCGTCTCGACGACGTAGGTGTCGTTGTGTCCAGTCGTCAGAAGTTCGACTCGCGTCGGCGTTCCAACGGCGTACTGCTCATTGGCCAGCGTCCGCACCGACTCGGCATTCATGGTTCGCATTCTGGTTGCCTCGTAGTTCATCCACCGCGTCGGGCGTCACGACTCGCGCTGGCGCCATCGGTGGGTGCGCAGATGTAGCGTCAGCGCTGGCGAAACAGCATCCACGCACCACTCGATGTCCGGAGGATCCGCGAGCGTGTCAAGGACTGGCTGAACTTGACCACGAGGTCACCCCCGCAGAGTGAGATGGAATCCAGGACGCTTGGTGCCAAGCCAAATCGAGTTGTCGGTGGCCGCGATGCAGGGGATCATCGCGGCGTGGTCGATCGTGACACGGAATTGCAGAATGCCCTTCAGAATGATGTCGCGATCCTCCGAGCGCGAGCCGTGTCGCTGTCGAGCTATCTGCGGGAACTGATCCATGACAGCACTTCTCGCCCGGAGATGGGCGACGTGCTTGCCAGGATCGCCTCGCGGGAGGAGGTCGAGGCCGAGAGCAGCGATATCCGCTCCTTCATCCTCAATGACCGCACGTACGCGAGGGCTACCGGCAGTACGGGAGTCATCGAGACCTGGCCGTAGCTGACACCGCGCTTAACCCACCAGCTGGTCTCGGTGTTCGATCAGGTAGCTGGCGGTTGTCCGGGAGCCCCACGCATGGCGGTCATCGCGGTGAACATCGAAGGCTGGGTTTCCCAGATGGCGGCGACCGCCGGCCCGCGAAAGATCATGTTCCAGGGCGTGAGGTCACCCTGCCCGATGCAGTCGATCTCGGTCGGACCGGCCGCGCTCAAGGTCGATGACCTCCATGGTTCAGGCGCCACGAACGACTGGGCGGCATCGTGGAAGCGCCGGATGGTGCGCGCCACATTGACGAGTGCTTCGTCACCGCGGACCGCCTCGACGTACGGCGGCAGCGCCGAGTCCCCTTCGACGTAGCTGAGTTGCTCGCGGCCGTCGCTGGCGTAACCCAAGTGACGTGGAGCTTGCTCGAATCCTGCCTGTTCGAGGTGCTGCAATAGCGCGGCGGTGTTGGCAGTGGCCGAGGTTGATCGACGAAGCACCACCTGGCCACGGCGGACAGGCCCGGCGAATCGCCCGCCGGTGAGGGGCACGTCGTCGTGCGCAACCTGGTCGGACACCTGTGCACGATAGCGTTGCTTCTCAGGCCGAGACATCAGGTCAACCGACAAGTTCCTCGATCGCTTCAATCAGGCGGTCACATGCGCGCCGCACCTTGACTCTCTCCGACACGGACACCCGCTGGTGACTATAGGCAGCCTTGGTCTTCACTTGAAGCAGAACGCGTAGGTCTTTCGCGCGGTCCGCGTCGAACTTGCCAAGCAACGCGACCGCTTCGACATGGTTGTCGCCTTGGGCATGCTCACCCAGCGAAGCGCAGCACAGGACGTCGGCTGCCGCGATACCCGCGTGGACAAGCAGAGTGACATAGGCGTCACAGATATCGCCTGGGTCGGTGGCGAGGTCGGTGATGTCGCTGGCAGCGGCATAGAACTGCATCGCCTTGCGTTGTCGACCGCTGCGCATGATGGCATTGCAGGGAGTAGTTCTACCGCTCTTCGTTGCCACGCCGTATCGACCTCCAGTAGGAAGACGTACCGAACAGGGTGACTGCTTCGGTCCGCACTGAGTCCAGGACTGGTTCATCAGACCACAGCACTCGGACACTCTCATCGGAGTACTCGAGGACTCGCGCATCGTTTCCTGTCCACGAAGCAGCCCGTGACTCGAGCTGACCGAGCTGATCAAGCCACTGAGGGTCCTCCTCGCTCACGTTTGTGGGTCGTACGACGAACAAGTCGATATCGCTACCGGGGCGCATCCCACCGCGAGCTGCCGACCCGAACAAGGCGGCGTAGACCGGAGGCAGCGGCCACTGCTCGATCTCAGCGCGAAGGCGGCTGATGAATGTCGCTCGGAGGTCTGCAAGTTCGATGATCGGTCCAGCTGCCAAGTGGTCCCGATTCAGCTGAAACGCGTCCGTTGTGCCGTAGCGCTGCATGCGCACAGTTCCCTGCGTCACGAGCCGTTCGAGCACCTTGCGAACGCCGCTGTAGGAGTAGTGGTCCAGAAGCGTGTGCACCTGACGTGTCGTGAACGCGGCGTCAGCCCGAGCCAGCACCATCAGCACGTCGCCGTCGGCCGTCGGCGTGATCACAGCTAGTGGATGATCAAGCTGCATGGCCGAGCTCCTCAGTGTTGACCTTTCCCACTATAGTAGGAACTACACTACTATAGTGGGAAATCAACTACTATAGTAGGAAGATGCCAGGAGCGGACCCCAAATCGAAAGGTGCGCAGATGCTGCTTCAGGCTGCGATGCAGCATCAGCGCACCTTTCGATGGGAGAGCAAGCTAGCAACACGGCTCAACTCGGCTCGGCGGGAGCCTTGCCGGCGCGTTCGTCGCGCTCAGCCCACTCGAGCAGCGTGTCCAGCGAGTACGGGTGGTCGTCGATGTCGGCATGCAGGTCGCCGATCTCGGCGTACCGATGCGGCACGGTGGCGATGGTGAAGTCGTGCGGGTCGGCGTCGGGGATCTCTGCCCATCGCACCGGGGTCGACACCAGACCTTCCGGCGTGCCTCGTACAGAGTAGGCGCTCGCGATCGTGTGATCGCGGGCGTTCTGGTTGTAGTCCACGAAGACGGTTGCCGGATCACGGTCCTTGCGCCACCAGGTCAGGTCGACCAAACCGCCGGCCCGACGCTCCACCTCACGGGCGAAGGCCCAGGCTGCTCTGCGTACGTCGGCGAAGCCGTGCACCGGGGGAATCCGGACATAGATGTGCAGTCCCTTCCCACCGGACGTCTTGGGATAGCCAACCGCCCCGAGTTCGGCCAGCACCTCCTCGACGATGGCAGCCACCCGGCGGATGTCGTCATAGGTGGCCAGTGGGCCTGGATCGAGATCGATCCGCCACTCGTCCGGCTTCTCGGTGTCGTCGCGCCGGGAGTTCCACGGATGGAACTCGACGGTCGACATCTGCACCGCCCAGATCACGTCGGCCGGGTGGGAGACACACAGCTCATCGGCAAAGCGGCTGTAGCGAGGAAAGTGCACTCGGACCGTCTCCACCCAGTCCGGAGCACCTCGGGGCAGCCGCTTCTGGTGCACCTTCTCGCCATCGACGCCGTCGGGAAAGCGGTGCAGCATGCAGGGCCGGTGGTAGAGCGCGTTGACGATCCCGTCGGCCACCGCCAGGTAGTACTCCGCCAGGTCCAGCTTGGTCTCACCCCGGACCGAGAAGTAGACCCGATCGGGGTTGCTCAGCTTGACCACCCGATCGCCGACCTCGAGCTCGATGCGCTCCGTCACATGCCCGAGCGTACGGGACGGTGTTCTCGTCCCTCGCTGTTCGCTCCGCGCTGCAGACTCCGCCTTCCTCCCTCGCTCACAAGACGAAGAGCGTGTCTTGCTCCCTCGGTCGTCCAGGCGGAGCCGCGCTACGCTCACGGCCGCTCGGGACGGTGTTGTCGTTCCCTCGCTGTTCGCTCCGCTTGACCTCGAGTGCACTTGAGCTTGCATCCTGGCTCCATGGAACAGCTCCGTGGCCCAACGTCCCGCATTAAGCCGGTGCGACTGTCAGTCCTCGCAGTTAGCGTGCCGGTATGAGCATGGAGTTCGCAGCCTGGAACTCGCTGTACCACATGATGACGGCGCAGCAGGACAAACGACCGTTCACCTGGGCAACGGTCAGAAGGATCGCCGCATTCGCCCGTCCGCACGCGCGGTTGCTGGTCGGCTTCCTGGTTCTCAGCGTGATCGGCGCGTTCCTCGCGGTGGCCACACCGCTGCTGGCCGGCCGCGTGGTCGACCTCATCTTCAACACCGCGCCGTACGCGCAGGTGCTGCAGATCGCCATCGCGATCGCCGTCATCGCGGTGGCTGAGGCCGGACTGGGTCTGCTACAGCGCTGGTTGTCGGCACGGATCGGGGAAGGGCTGATCCTCGATCTGCGGCGGTCGGTGTTCGACCACGTCCTGACCATGCCGGTCGCGTTCTTCACCCGGACCCGGACCGGCGCGTTGGTCAGCCGGCTCAACAACGACGTGATCGGCGCTCAACGGGCCTTCTCCGAGACCTTGTCCGGCGTGGTCAGCAACATCGTGGCGCTGGCCTTGGCGCTGATCGCGATGCTCGCCCTGTCGTGGCAGATCACCTTGCTGGCCCTGGTGCTGCTCCCGATCTTCGTCGTCCCCGCCCGACGGATGGGCCGGCGATTGGCCAGGCTGGAGCTGGAAGCTGCCAATCACAACGCGACGATGGGCAACCAGATGACCGAGCGCTTCTCGGCACCCGGTGCGACGCTGGTCAAGCTGTTCGCCCGGCCCGAGCGGGAGTCGGCGGAGTTCACAGTCCGGGCCACCCGAGTCCGTGACATCGGGGTGCGCAGCGCCATGGTGCAGACGGTGTTCATGACGGCACTGACGCTGGTCTCGGCGCTGGCCCTGGCACTGGTCTACGGCCTCGGCGGGTTCTACGCACTGCGCGGGTCGCTGGAGCCGGGAGCCGTCGTGGCGCTGGCGCTGCTGATCACCCGGCTGTACGCCCCGCTGACCGGACTGGCATCGGCACGGGTAGAGGTGATGAGTGCCCTGGTGAGCTTCGAGCGAGTCTTCGAGATCTTGGACCTCAAACCGCTGATCACCGAGTCGCCGGCTCCGACGCCGTTGCCCACCGGTCCGCTGTCGGTTGTCTTCGACGATGTCACCTTCGCCTACCCGGCGGCGGACAAGGTGTCTCTCGCTTCGCTCGAGGAGGTCGCGACGCTTGACACCCGCGGCGGCGTCGACGTGATCCACGACGTCAGTTTCGAGGTCGGTGCGGGTCAGATGGTCGCTCTGGTCGGATCCTCAGGGGCCGGCAAGTCGACTCTCGCGCAGCTGCTTTCCCGGCTGTACGACGTGGATGCCGGTGCGGTCCGGCTCGGCGGGGTCGATGTCCGCGAGCTGAGCTTCGCCGATCTCCGCCGTGCGATGGGCATGGTGACGCAGGACGGTCACCTGTTCCACGAGTCGGTCCGGGACAACCTGCTTCTGGCCAAGCCCGAGGCGAGTGAGGAGGAGCTCTGGACGGCACTGCGTCGCTCCAGGCTGGACGAGCTCATCGCGTCGCTACCCGATGGCCTCGACACGGTGGTGGGGGAGCGTGGCTACCGACTCTCTGGCGGTGAGCGGCAGCGACTGACCATCGCGCGGCTGCTGCTGGCCCACCCGCGGGTGGTGATCCTCGACGAGGCGACCGCTCATCTCGACTCCACCTCCGAAGCCGCGGTGCAGGCTGCGCTGGGCGAGGCGCTGGAGGGGCGCACCGCGGTGGTGATCGCCCATCGGCTCTCGACCATCCGGTCGGCCGACCTGATCCTGGTGGTCGAGGACGGCCGAATCATCGAGCGCGGCCGGCATTCCGATCTGCTGGCTGCCGGCGGCCGCTACGCGGAGCTGTACGCGACCCAGTTCGCCACCCAGGAGGCCTGAGACTCCGTCAACCCGTTGACTCAGTCAATCCGTTGACTCGGTCAATCCGTGGCTCAGGCGACGCGGATTCAGCCATCCGCTCAGGGGCGATGCCCGAATTCTGCGGTGCCGACCGTCCAGGCACGAGCTTGTTCACTGAGGGTGAAGCCGAGACCTGGGCGGCCAGATATCCACATACGGCCGTCCCGGGTCTCCAAATGTTCGTTGAACAGCGGATCGAGCCAGTCGAAGTGCTCGACCCAGGGCTCGATCGGATAGGCCGCGGCGAGGTGACAGTGGATCTCCATGGCGAAATGGGGCGCGATCTCCAGTTGCTTGGACTCGGCGAGCGCCGCAAGTCTGAGGAACTGGGTGATGCCGCCGATCCGGGGAGCGTCGGGCTGGACGATATCGGCGGCACCGACCTCGATCAGTCGGGCGTGTTCGGCGACGCTGGCCAACATCTCGCCGGTCGCAATCGGGGTGTCCAGCGCGCGGGCGAGAGCCGCGTGGCCCTCGGCGTCGTACGCGTCCAGTGGCTCCTCGATCCAGACCAGACCGAACTCCTCGAAGATCCGGCCCATCCGCATCGCCGTGGCGCGATCCCACTGCTGGTTGGCGTCGACCATCAGCGGCACGTCGTCGTCCAAGAACTCCCGGACCGCTGCGACCCGGGCGACGTCAAGGCGCCAGTCAGGCTGTCCGACCTTGAGCTTGATCGCACCGATGCCTTCGGCCAGCGAGGCGGCGGCATTCTCCTTGACCTGCTCGATCGGGGTGTGCAGGAAACCGCCCGAGGTGTTGTAGGTGCGCACCGAGTCGCGGTAGGAGCCGAGGAGCTTCGACAGCGGGAGCCCGGCCCGCTTCGCCTTCAGATCCCACAGGGCGACGTCGAAGGCGGCGATGGCCTGGGTGGCCAGCCCACTGCGTCCCACGGAGGCGCCGGCCCAGCACAGCTTCGTCCAGAGCTTGCCGATGTCGCTGGGGTCCTCCCCGACCAGCACCTCGGCGATCTCCTTGGCGTGGGCGAACTGGCCAGGGCCGCCGGCACGCTTGGAGTAGGAGAAGCCGACCCCGGTGCGGCCTTCGGAGGTCACGACCTCGACGAACAAGAAGGCGACTTCGGTCATCGGCTTCTGCCGACCTGTCAGCACTTTGGCATCGCTGATCGGATCGGCCAGCGGCAGCGTGATCGAGGACAGCTTCAGGTGAGCGATCCGATCCAGTGTGGCAGCACCGGCGGAAGCGGCGATCACCGTCGCGTTCCCTGCTGACAAAGCGCTCTTCGCAGCGTCGGCACCGGCCGGTGCGGTCATCTCAAGTCCTCTCTCAAAGCACCTCGCCGAGCGGCAAGCTGACCACGAATCGAGTGTCGCCCGGCTGGCTCTGCACCGACACCGTGCCGTGATGGGCCTCCACGACCGCGGTCACGATCGCCAGGCCGAGCCCCGTGCTGCCACCGGGTGCGGCTCCCGCCGTGCGAGCGCGGCTGCTGTCGGCGCGCGTGAATCGCTCGAACACCCGGTTCAGCATGTCAGGGGCGATGCCGGGACCGTCGTCGGCAACGGTGATGACGGCGTGATCAGCAGTGGTGCCCAACGAGACCTGTACGCGGGTGCCGGCCGGCGTGTGCGTACGGGCATTGGCCAGCAGGTTGGTGACCACCTGGTGCAGTCGGTAAGAATCCGCTTGGACCTCGACGATCTCTTCCGGCAGTGCCAGCGACCAGTGGTGGTCCGGCCCGGCCACCCGGGCATCACTGACGGCGTCGATCAGCAGCACATTCAGGTCGGTGGGCTGGATGTCGAGTGCCGGGCCCGCATCCAGCCGGGCGAGCAGCAAGAGGTCCTCGACCAACGTCGACATCCGCTCGGCCTCGGATTCGACCCGAGACATCGCGTACGCCGCGTCCGGGGGGATCGCCTCGCCGCTGCGCTGGGTCAGCTCGGCATACCCGCGGATCGCTGCCAGTGGGTTGCGCAGCTCATGGGAGGCATCGGCGACGAACTGGCGCACCTTGGTCTCACTCGCCTGCCGCGCTGCCAGCGCGTCCTCCACGTTGTTGAGCATGTGGTTGAGGGCGAGTCCGACTCGCCCGACCTCGGACTGCGGATCGGTATCGGTTGGTGGCACCCGCACGGCGAGAGCCACCTCGCCCCGGTCCAACGGCAGCTGGGAGACCTGCTGGGCGGTGGCGGCTACGCGATTGAGCGGCCGCAGGCTGCGTTCGACCAGCGCCCGCCCGGCAAGCGCGGCAGCCCCGACGGCGACGATGGACAAGATGATCTCGACGGTGATCAGGTTTGCCAGTGCGGAGTCGACACCGGTCAGCGGCAGCCCCACGCCGACGATGACGCCGTCGCCCGGTGACCAGCTGACATAGCGGTAGCGGCCCAGTTCGGGGATGTCGATGGTGATCGGCCCAGGAGTGGTGGAGAGTCCGGCCAGCAGTTCCGCCGTCTGATCACTGGTCCACGTTGGTTTGGCGCGGCGTCCGCTCTCCAGCAGCACCGATCCGCGGGGGGCCTGGCCTTCGGCGTAGATCATGGACAGTGTGCCGACGGCCTGGCCAGGCAGTTCGATGCCTCGGGGCGCCTGACCTGGGCCGCCGTTCGCGAGCCCGATATCGCCCTGCATGATCCGGGCCTTGGCCGCGAGCACCTGCTTGTCCAACTGGCTGGTCAGCAGAGTTCGGGTGGCCAGTGCCGTGAACAGTGACAAGAGCACGGCGACCAGGGCGACCAGGGCGACCATGCGGAGCACGAGCTGGCGCGCCAGTGTGCCCCGGCCCAGGGACGTCGGTGGTGGACCGGTTTCCAAAGACTCGACCGTGGACATCAGGATCCGGTGATCATCAAGAAGCCGGGCGCAAGACGTACCCTGCGCCGCGCATGGTGTGGATCATCGGGGCCCGGTTGGCGTCGATCTTCTTGCGGAGATAGGAGATGTAGAGCTCGACCACGTTGGCCTGACCGCCGAAGTCGTAGTTCCAGACTCGGTCGAGGATCTGAGCCTTGCTCAACACTCGGCGGGGATTGCGCATCAGATAGCGCAGCAGCTCGAACTCGGTTGCGGTCAGCTGAATGGCGTCGCCGGCACGGGCGACCTCGTGGCTGTCTTCGTCCAAGGTGAGGTCGCCGACCACCAGCAGCGACTCACTACGGCCGGTCGCGGCACCGCTGCGGCGCAGCAGAGCCCGCAGCCGAGCGATGACCTCCTCCAGGCTGAACGGCTTGGTCACGTAGTCGTCGCCCCCGGCCGTGAGTCCGCTGATCCGGTCAGCCACGGCGTCCTTGGCGGTCAGGAAGATCACTGGAACGTCCGGATCCTCGGCCCGAACCCGCCGCATCACCTCGAGTCCGTCGAAGTCCGGCAACATCATGTCGAGCACGATGGCATCGGGGCGTACCTCGCGGGCCGCCTTGACAGCCTCGCTGCCCGAGGCCGCGGTGGAGACCTGCCAGCCTTCGTAGCGCATGGCCATGGACAGCAGTTCGGTCAGACTGCTCTCATCGTCGACCGCGAGGATCCGGATGGCAGTGCCATCGGGCCGAGTGATCGGAGCGGGTGAGGTCTGGGTGCGGCTCATGCTGTTCATCATGGCGGAGCCACCCCCGTGACAACTATGTGTTTACTGTGACAACCCTGTGAAAACCGACGCGGAAACGCCACCGGCCCCGATGACCGTACGAACGGTCCGGGGCCGGTGGGTTCTGGGGGAACGAGTTCGGCGTCCGGGTGTCACAGGAGGACACCCCGGCAGTGGCTCACCAGGTTGAGGACGAGGCGCTCACCATCGAGGGAGAGTTCGTGGACGAGGAGGTGGTGCCGGTCGCGGTGTCGTCGTCCTCCGCCTCGGCGTCCTTCGGGCGACGGAACAGGCGATCGATAGCCGCGCGGCCAGGCCCGAAGGCCACCAGGACCAGGGCCAGCAGCCCGAGAGTCACGTTGTACTCCCAGCCACCGACATAGGTGCCGGCCTGATCGAGCAGGTTCGGTCCGCGCCAGTAGTTGGTGTAGGAGATCGACAGCGCCTGCTGGACCAGAGCCAGCAGAGCAACGATCCGGGTCAGGGCGCCGAGGATCAAGAAGATGCCGCCGACGAGCTCCAGGATGGTGACCCCCCAGCTGGCGTAGATCGGGTACGGCACCGCAAACTGGCCGAGGTAGTCGACATATTTCGTCACACCATCGGGCGTCAACAGCCACCGAGTGAAGCCGTGCCAGAACATGAGTCCGCCGAGACCGATGCGGATCAGCAGCAGGGTGATGTCGTGGAGAACCTGAGTGAAGGCATTCATGGCGCTGTCTTTCCTTCGAGATCGATGCTGGCGCTTACGCTACGCACCCTGATGCCGGATTCCGGGGCACCACGCCGTCCGCCACGCCGACCCTGCTGAAGGTGATCACGCCGGCCTGCTTAGGTTCTGGATATGGAGGATGCGCGCGGCCCGATCCAGCCCACTCGTGATGCCGCGGTCCTGCGCCGCCCTGCCTCGCGCGGAGCCATCACCGGAGGCCTGTGGGCACTGCGCCGCCGGATCAACCGAGAAGTCAGCGTGCCCGAGGCATGGCAGCGCCTGAACGATGCCGGCAATATCCACAACCTCCGCCTCGCTGCGGGGCTGGTCGACGGCGGGTACGTCTCCGAGCTGCCGTTCCTGGACAGCGACGTCTACAAATGGCTCGAAGCGGTCGGGTGGGTCCTGGCGGATCCTGAGCTGGATCCGGCGAGCGCCGGCCGGCTGCGTACGCTGCTGGCCGAGAGCGAGCTGCTGCTCCGGGCGGCGCAGCAGGACGACGGCTACCTCGACTCCTACTTCCAGGTCGAGTTCCCCGGCGAACGCTTCGTCCAGCTCCACTGGGGGCACGAGCTCTACTGCGCCGGCCACCTGATCCAGGCCGCCGTCGCGGTGCGTCGCACCACCGGGGACGAAGGCCTGCTCGAGGTAGCGCGCCGGGTCGCCGATTTGGTCGTCCGCAGCTTCGGCGCCGGGTCGGGCCAGGACGAGTCGAACCAGGCAGGGCCGGACCAGATCGACGGCATCTGCGGTCACCCCGAGATCGAGACTGCCCTGGTCGAGTTGTACCGGGAGACGGGGGAGCCGGCCTACCTGCAGACCGCTGCCTACTTCATCGACCGCCGCGGGCACGGCCTGCTCGGCGCAGGTCGCTTCGGCGCCCAGTACTGGCAGGATCACCGACCTGTACGCGAGGCCGAGGGGGTGGCTGGCCATGCGGTTCGCCAGCTCTATCTGCTCGCCGGCGTGGCCGATCTGTACGCCGAGACCGGCGACGTCAGCTGGCGAACGGCGGCCGAGCGGCTGTGGACCGAGATGGTCGCCACCAAGACCTACCTGACCGGCGGTGTCGGTGCGCACCATTCCGACGAGGCGTTCGGGGACCCGTACGAGCTGCCGAATGAACGCAGCTATTGCGAGACGTGTGCCGCCATCGCCTCGATCATGCTCTGCCAGCGGCTGCTGCTGATCACCGGCGAGGCGAAGTATGCCGACCTGCTCGAACGCACGCTCTACAACGCGTTCCTCGCCGGCATCTCGCTGGATGGGCAGCGCTACAGCTATGCCAACCCCTTACAGGTGCGCGACGACCACCTCGGCAATGCTCAGGGTGTTCAACGAGCTGGACAGCAGAACGACGCCGACGGCGGCGAGCAGGATCAGCAGCCATACCACCGACACCGACTCCCAAGACCGTCCCTGCAGCGAACCGGCGGCCCAGAACCGAAGCTTGTCGAAGGTGGTCGGGTGGGCGAGGCTGATGGCCTGGCTCACGCCGGAGAGCACGGCACCGATCGCCACACCACTCAGCACCAGCTTGGCCGGGGTGCCGGCGCCCGGACCGGTGGTGC from Microlunatus phosphovorus NM-1 includes:
- a CDS encoding DoxX family protein — translated: MNAFTQVLHDITLLLIRIGLGGLMFWHGFTRWLLTPDGVTKYVDYLGQFAVPYPIYASWGVTILELVGGIFLILGALTRIVALLALVQQALSISYTNYWRGPNLLDQAGTYVGGWEYNVTLGLLALVLVAFGPGRAAIDRLFRRPKDAEAEDDDTATGTTSSSTNSPSMVSASSSTW
- a CDS encoding aminoglycoside phosphotransferase family protein, whose protein sequence is MSDQVAHDDVPLTGGRFAGPVRRGQVVLRRSTSATANTAALLQHLEQAGFEQAPRHLGYASDGREQLSYVEGDSALPPYVEAVRGDEALVNVARTIRRFHDAAQSFVAPEPWRSSTLSAAGPTEIDCIGQGDLTPWNMIFRGPAVAAIWETQPSMFTAMTAMRGAPGQPPAT
- a CDS encoding sensor histidine kinase: MSTVESLETGPPPTSLGRGTLARQLVLRMVALVALVAVLLSLFTALATRTLLTSQLDKQVLAAKARIMQGDIGLANGGPGQAPRGIELPGQAVGTLSMIYAEGQAPRGSVLLESGRRAKPTWTSDQTAELLAGLSTTPGPITIDIPELGRYRYVSWSPGDGVIVGVGLPLTGVDSALANLITVEIILSIVAVGAAALAGRALVERSLRPLNRVAATAQQVSQLPLDRGEVALAVRVPPTDTDPQSEVGRVGLALNHMLNNVEDALAARQASETKVRQFVADASHELRNPLAAIRGYAELTQRSGEAIPPDAAYAMSRVESEAERMSTLVEDLLLLARLDAGPALDIQPTDLNVLLIDAVSDARVAGPDHHWSLALPEEIVEVQADSYRLHQVVTNLLANARTHTPAGTRVQVSLGTTADHAVITVADDGPGIAPDMLNRVFERFTRADSSRARTAGAAPGGSTGLGLAIVTAVVEAHHGTVSVQSQPGDTRFVVSLPLGEVL
- a CDS encoding L-talarate/galactarate dehydratase — translated: MTAPAGADAAKSALSAGNATVIAASAGAATLDRIAHLKLSSITLPLADPISDAKVLTGRQKPMTEVAFLFVEVVTSEGRTGVGFSYSKRAGGPGQFAHAKEIAEVLVGEDPSDIGKLWTKLCWAGASVGRSGLATQAIAAFDVALWDLKAKRAGLPLSKLLGSYRDSVRTYNTSGGFLHTPIEQVKENAAASLAEGIGAIKLKVGQPDWRLDVARVAAVREFLDDDVPLMVDANQQWDRATAMRMGRIFEEFGLVWIEEPLDAYDAEGHAALARALDTPIATGEMLASVAEHARLIEVGAADIVQPDAPRIGGITQFLRLAALAESKQLEIAPHFAMEIHCHLAAAYPIEPWVEHFDWLDPLFNEHLETRDGRMWISGRPGLGFTLSEQARAWTVGTAEFGHRP
- the ligD gene encoding non-homologous end-joining DNA ligase: MTERIELEVGDRVVKLSNPDRVYFSVRGETKLDLAEYYLAVADGIVNALYHRPCMLHRFPDGVDGEKVHQKRLPRGAPDWVETVRVHFPRYSRFADELCVSHPADVIWAVQMSTVEFHPWNSRRDDTEKPDEWRIDLDPGPLATYDDIRRVAAIVEEVLAELGAVGYPKTSGGKGLHIYVRIPPVHGFADVRRAAWAFAREVERRAGGLVDLTWWRKDRDPATVFVDYNQNARDHTIASAYSVRGTPEGLVSTPVRWAEIPDADPHDFTIATVPHRYAEIGDLHADIDDHPYSLDTLLEWAERDERAGKAPAEPS
- a CDS encoding phosphotransferase, which encodes MNAESVRTLANEQYAVGTPTRVELLTTGHNDTYVVETAVDRYAFRVYGASKSWIRGDDDLQFELGLLTHLHAHRAAISYPLNTRGGTTLGHVSTSAGERHYALFSWASGQPLDSERWAPEAAHRLGHALATVHVFADRFATTGSRYRVDEQTLLDRSMERMRPRLEQADPAVVAFIEQQVTEIRGLLRSFDPGPNGWGIIHADPQSLNIHVTADTVTLFDFDRCGFGWRAYDIAYALRHTGASGDPEAERRRAALVDGYRSVRPLTASELEMLPTLGRAAWVREGTGAGHGLPPSKLATYLRDPYLPRFTGTEAADTWHPS
- a CDS encoding response regulator transcription factor; translation: MSRTQTSPAPITRPDGTAIRILAVDDESSLTELLSMAMRYEGWQVSTAASGSEAVKAAREVRPDAIVLDMMLPDFDGLEVMRRVRAEDPDVPVIFLTAKDAVADRISGLTAGGDDYVTKPFSLEEVIARLRALLRRSGAATGRSESLLVVGDLTLDEDSHEVARAGDAIQLTATEFELLRYLMRNPRRVLSKAQILDRVWNYDFGGQANVVELYISYLRKKIDANRAPMIHTMRGAGYVLRPAS
- a CDS encoding ABC transporter ATP-binding protein yields the protein MSMEFAAWNSLYHMMTAQQDKRPFTWATVRRIAAFARPHARLLVGFLVLSVIGAFLAVATPLLAGRVVDLIFNTAPYAQVLQIAIAIAVIAVAEAGLGLLQRWLSARIGEGLILDLRRSVFDHVLTMPVAFFTRTRTGALVSRLNNDVIGAQRAFSETLSGVVSNIVALALALIAMLALSWQITLLALVLLPIFVVPARRMGRRLARLELEAANHNATMGNQMTERFSAPGATLVKLFARPERESAEFTVRATRVRDIGVRSAMVQTVFMTALTLVSALALALVYGLGGFYALRGSLEPGAVVALALLITRLYAPLTGLASARVEVMSALVSFERVFEILDLKPLITESPAPTPLPTGPLSVVFDDVTFAYPAADKVSLASLEEVATLDTRGGVDVIHDVSFEVGAGQMVALVGSSGAGKSTLAQLLSRLYDVDAGAVRLGGVDVRELSFADLRRAMGMVTQDGHLFHESVRDNLLLAKPEASEEELWTALRRSRLDELIASLPDGLDTVVGERGYRLSGGERQRLTIARLLLAHPRVVILDEATAHLDSTSEAAVQAALGEALEGRTAVVIAHRLSTIRSADLILVVEDGRIIERGRHSDLLAAGGRYAELYATQFATQEA
- a CDS encoding nucleotidyltransferase domain-containing protein; its protein translation is MQLDHPLAVITPTADGDVLMVLARADAAFTTRQVHTLLDHYSYSGVRKVLERLVTQGTVRMQRYGTTDAFQLNRDHLAAGPIIELADLRATFISRLRAEIEQWPLPPVYAALFGSAARGGMRPGSDIDLFVVRPTNVSEEDPQWLDQLGQLESRAASWTGNDARVLEYSDESVRVLWSDEPVLDSVRTEAVTLFGTSSYWRSIRRGNEER